Within the Micromonospora citrea genome, the region GCAAGGTCGAGCTGGTTCCGCTGGACTCGCAGGGCAGCCCGGACCAGGCTCCGCAGCTGGCCCAGAAGGCCATCGACGACACGAAGATCCTCGGCATCGTCGGCCCGGCCTACTCGGGTGAGTCGGAGGCCGCCGGCCCGCTGTTCAACGAGGCCGGTCTGGTGACCATCACCCCCTCCGCGACCCGTCCGAGCCTGGCGGAGCAGGGCTGGAAGACCTTCTTCCGGGCGGTCGGCAACGACTTCAGCCAGGGCCCCGCGGCCGGCAACTACATCAAGAACGTGCTGAAGGCCGACAAGGTCTACGTCATCGACGACCAGTCCGCGTACGGCGCCGGCCTGGCCGACGAGGTCAAGAAGCTGCTCGGCCCGGCGGTCGTCGGCTCGGACAAGGTCCAGGGCGAGGGCAAGCAGGTCGAGTTCTCCGCCGTGGTCACCAAGGTGAAGGCCGCCAACGTGAAGGCGATCTTCTACGGTGGCTACTACCAGGAGGCCGGCCTGATCCGTAAGCAGCTCACCGCTGCCGGGGTCAACGCCCCGCTGGTCGCCGGCGACGGCGTGAACGACGTCGCGTACATCACCTCCGCGGGTGCGGCGGCGGCCGAGGGCACCATCCTCACCTGCCCGTGCCAGCCGGCCACCGAGGCGCGCGGCACCTTCGCCCAGGAGTACAAGGCCCTCAACGGCACCGACCCGGGCACCTACAGCGACACCGCCTACGACGCGGCGAACATCCTGCTCGCCGGCATCAAGGCGGGCAAGGCCACCCGCGAGGGTCTGCTGGAGTTCGTGAAGGGCTACAGCGGCGAGGGCGTGGCGGCGAGCTACAAGTTCGTCGAGGGTGGCGAGCTCGACCCCGCGCAGGTCAAGGTCTGGGCCTTCAAGGTCCAGGGCGGCAAGGTCGTCCCGGACCAGGAGATCCCGAAGTCCTGACGCCGGTCGCTGCTACAGCGATTGAGTTGTGATCGCGGGTGCGGCCGGGAGCTCGCTCCCGGCCGCACCCCCTTTTTCTCTCCAGACCCTGATGGAGCGTCCCTCCCTTGAACTTCGACGGACTGTTCTCCAACTTCGGAGAACTCACGACGACCGGCCTGACGCAGGGCGCCATCTACGCCCTGGTCGCGCTGGGCTACACGCTGGTCTACGGCGTGCTGAGACTCATCAACTTCGCCCACTCCGAGGTCTTCATCGCCGGCGCGTTCGCCGCGCTGTGGACCTGGAACGGATTCGGCCTCAACCAGGACTCGCAGGTCAGCGGTGTCGGCACGATCATCTTCTACCTGCTGGCGGCGATGGTCGTGGCGGCGGTCGCCTCGGCCGGCACCGCGACGGTCATCGAGCGGGTGGCGTACCGGCCGCTGCGTAAGCGCAACGCGCCGCCGCTGGCGTTCCTGATCACCGCGATCGGCGCGTCGATCGCCATCGCCGAGGCGTTCGGCGTCTACACCGACCGTCGCCCGCAGGGCGCCCCGGCGCTGGTCAGCTCCAAACCGTTGTTCGAGGTCGCCGGGGTGCCGATCGACGCCATCCAGCTGCTGACCATCGGCGCCGCGCTGGTGATGATGATCGGGCTGGACATGTTCATCAACCGCAGCCGGGTCGGTCGCGGCATCCGGGCGGTCGCCCAGGACGCCAACACCGCCGCGCTGATGGGCGTGAACAAGGACCGGATCATCATGATGGTCTTCATCGCCGGTGGCGCGATGGCCGGCGTCGCCGGCCTCCTCTACGACGTGCGGATCCAGACCCTCACCTACAGCGTCGGCTTCCTGCTCGGCCTCAAGGCGTTCACCGCCGCGGTGCTGGGCGGCATCGGCAACCTGCGCGGCGCGCTCCTCGGCGGCCTGCTGCTGGGCGTCGTGGAGAACTACGCCTCCGGACTGTTCGGCAGCGAGTGGAAGGACTTCGCCGCGTTCGCGCTGCTGGTGGTGTTGCTGATGTTCCGGCCGACCGGTCTGCTGGGTGAGTCGCTGGGGAGGGCACGGGCATGACGACCGTCCTGGAGAAGGTGCGCTCCGGCCGCGAGGCGGCCGGCGAACGGTGGCGTGGCGCGCCGCGCTGGGTGCGCTGGGCGCTCCTGGCCGCGGTGATCGTGTTCTTCTACGCGCTGCCGAACAAGGAGTTCTACCAGTACCTCGGGCCGATCCCGACCCCCGGTGCGAACTTCACGCAGGTGATGTTCACCGTCTCGATCTACGTGCTGCTGGCCGTCGGGCTGAACATCGTGGTCGGCTTCGCCGGCCTGCTCGACCTCGGCTACTTCGGCTTCTTCGCCGTCGGCGCGTACACCGTGGCGGTGCTGACCTCGCCGAGCAGCGACATCAAGACGCTGTGGCCGTGGCTGCTGGCGGTGCCGGTGGCGATCGCCCTGACGATGGTCTCCGGCGTCATGCTCGGCACGCCGACCCTGCGGCTGCGGGGCGACTACCTGGCGCTGGTGACGCTCGGCTTCGCCGAGATGATCCGGATCGGCGCGGTCAGCTCCGAGTTCCTGAAGGGTCAGCGGGGCTTCAACCAGATCCCGCACCCGCCGGGCCAGTACGCCGACGGCAAGCCGGTCTTCGGCGTGCTCGACGCCCGGCCGTACTACTGGCTGGTGCTCACGCTGATCATCCTGGTCGTCATCGGGGTGCGGAACCTGACCCACAGCCGGGTCGGTCGCGCCTGGATCTCGATCCGGGAGGACGAGGACGCGGCACAGCTGATGGGCGTGCCGACCTTCAAGTTCAAGCTGTGGGCGTTCGCGGCGGGCGCGGCGATCGCCGGTCTGGCCGGCGCGCTCTTCGCGGGCAAGCAGAACTTCGTCAACTCGCAGAACTTCGAGCTGCTCAACTCGATCATCATCCTGGCCGCGGTCATCTTCGGCGGCTCGGGCAACATCGTCGGCGCGATCGTCGGCGGTGGCCTGGTGGCGTACATGATCGAGCGGTTCCGCGGCATCGAGGTGTTCGGCTTCGAGCTGTACGAGTTCCGGTTCCTCTTCTTCGGCCTGGTCCTGGTGATCATGATGATCTTCCGGCCCGAGGGCCTGATCCCGAACCGACGACGCGCGGCGGAGTTCAAGGACCGCCGCAAGGAGGTGACCGTCGGTGAGTGACACCGAACAGACGCCGGCCGTCCCGGCGCAGGCCGGCGCGCCGGCCGTGGAGGCGGTGCCCACCCGGGAGCCGCTGCTGGAGGTCGACAACGTCACGCTGCGCTTCGGCGGCGTGGTGGCCCTGAACGAGGTGGACTTCACCCTCTACAAGGGGGAGATCCTCGGTCTGATCGGCCCGAACGGCGCCGGCAAGACCACCTGCTTCAACGCGATGACCGGCATCTACCAGCCCAGCGAGGGGCAGATCCGGTTCCGCGGCCAGAAGATCAGCGGCAAGAAGCGCCACCAGATCACCAGGATGGGGATGGCGCGGACGTTCCAGAACATCCGCCTCTTCCCCGAGATGACCGCGCTGGAGAACGTCCTGGTCGGCGCCGACGCGCACCACAAGACCAGCGTCATCTCCGCGCTGTTCCGCCTGCCGCGGTACTGGAAGGAGGAGCGCGAGGGCCGGGAGAAGGCCGAGCGCCTGCTGGAGTTCGTCGGCATCCGCAAGCGGATGCACGAGTTCGCCCGCAACCTCTCCTACGGCGAGCAGCGGCGCCTCGAGATCGCCCGCGCGCTGGCCACCGACCCGGTGCTGCTCTGCCTGGACGAGCCGGCCGCCGGCTTCAACCCGGCGGAGAAGGAGGAGCTGCTCCAGCTCATCCGGCAGATCCGGGACACCGGCGTGACCGTGCTGCTCATCGAGCACGACATGCGCCTGGTCATGGGCGTCACCGACCGGATCGTGGTTCTGGAGTTCGGAAAGAAGATCGCCGAGGGGCTCCCCGCCGAGGTGCGGGACAACCCGAAGGTGATCGCGGCGTACCTGGGGGTGCCGGACGATGCTGCTTGAGATCGACGATGTGAGCCTGCTCTACGGGCGGATCCAGGCGCTGCACGGCATCAGCCTGACGGTGGACGAGGGCGAGATCGTCGCCCTGATCGGGGCCAACGGCGCCGGCAAGTCGACCACGATGCGGGCGATCTCCGGGATCCGGCCGGTCGCCACCGGCAGCATCCGCTTCGACGGCGAGGACATCACCAAGCTCCGGGCGGACCTGCGGGTCCGGCGCGGGCTGTGCCAGGCCCCCGAGGGCCGGGGCATCTTCCCCGGCATGACGGTGCTGGAGAACCTGGACATGGGCGCGTACACCCGGCGGGACCGGGCCGGCATCGCCCAGGACCTCGACCGGGTGCTGGGGCTCTTCCCGCGCCTGGCCGAGCGGCGCAAGCAGCACGGCGGCACCCTCTCCGGCGGCGAGCAGCAGATGCTGGCCGTCGGCCGGGCGCTGATGAGCCGGCCGAAGCTG harbors:
- a CDS encoding branched-chain amino acid ABC transporter permease, with the protein product MNFDGLFSNFGELTTTGLTQGAIYALVALGYTLVYGVLRLINFAHSEVFIAGAFAALWTWNGFGLNQDSQVSGVGTIIFYLLAAMVVAAVASAGTATVIERVAYRPLRKRNAPPLAFLITAIGASIAIAEAFGVYTDRRPQGAPALVSSKPLFEVAGVPIDAIQLLTIGAALVMMIGLDMFINRSRVGRGIRAVAQDANTAALMGVNKDRIIMMVFIAGGAMAGVAGLLYDVRIQTLTYSVGFLLGLKAFTAAVLGGIGNLRGALLGGLLLGVVENYASGLFGSEWKDFAAFALLVVLLMFRPTGLLGESLGRARA
- a CDS encoding ABC transporter ATP-binding protein, which gives rise to MSDTEQTPAVPAQAGAPAVEAVPTREPLLEVDNVTLRFGGVVALNEVDFTLYKGEILGLIGPNGAGKTTCFNAMTGIYQPSEGQIRFRGQKISGKKRHQITRMGMARTFQNIRLFPEMTALENVLVGADAHHKTSVISALFRLPRYWKEEREGREKAERLLEFVGIRKRMHEFARNLSYGEQRRLEIARALATDPVLLCLDEPAAGFNPAEKEELLQLIRQIRDTGVTVLLIEHDMRLVMGVTDRIVVLEFGKKIAEGLPAEVRDNPKVIAAYLGVPDDAA
- a CDS encoding ABC transporter ATP-binding protein, with translation MLLEIDDVSLLYGRIQALHGISLTVDEGEIVALIGANGAGKSTTMRAISGIRPVATGSIRFDGEDITKLRADLRVRRGLCQAPEGRGIFPGMTVLENLDMGAYTRRDRAGIAQDLDRVLGLFPRLAERRKQHGGTLSGGEQQMLAVGRALMSRPKLLLLDEPSMGLAPMLIQQIFDIIVEINQQGTTVLLVEQNAQQALARAHRAYVLETGRIVKSGTGAELLHDPAVKEAYLGVA
- a CDS encoding branched-chain amino acid ABC transporter substrate-binding protein, producing the protein MRQKLARVIGGVAMLALVAGGTACSSGGDDTASGDACGSKIAFFGALTGSSAALGINEHNGVKLAVDKYNKENADCKVELVPLDSQGSPDQAPQLAQKAIDDTKILGIVGPAYSGESEAAGPLFNEAGLVTITPSATRPSLAEQGWKTFFRAVGNDFSQGPAAGNYIKNVLKADKVYVIDDQSAYGAGLADEVKKLLGPAVVGSDKVQGEGKQVEFSAVVTKVKAANVKAIFYGGYYQEAGLIRKQLTAAGVNAPLVAGDGVNDVAYITSAGAAAAEGTILTCPCQPATEARGTFAQEYKALNGTDPGTYSDTAYDAANILLAGIKAGKATREGLLEFVKGYSGEGVAASYKFVEGGELDPAQVKVWAFKVQGGKVVPDQEIPKS
- a CDS encoding branched-chain amino acid ABC transporter permease — its product is MTTVLEKVRSGREAAGERWRGAPRWVRWALLAAVIVFFYALPNKEFYQYLGPIPTPGANFTQVMFTVSIYVLLAVGLNIVVGFAGLLDLGYFGFFAVGAYTVAVLTSPSSDIKTLWPWLLAVPVAIALTMVSGVMLGTPTLRLRGDYLALVTLGFAEMIRIGAVSSEFLKGQRGFNQIPHPPGQYADGKPVFGVLDARPYYWLVLTLIILVVIGVRNLTHSRVGRAWISIREDEDAAQLMGVPTFKFKLWAFAAGAAIAGLAGALFAGKQNFVNSQNFELLNSIIILAAVIFGGSGNIVGAIVGGGLVAYMIERFRGIEVFGFELYEFRFLFFGLVLVIMMIFRPEGLIPNRRRAAEFKDRRKEVTVGE